Proteins from one Canis lupus familiaris isolate Mischka breed German Shepherd chromosome 26, alternate assembly UU_Cfam_GSD_1.0, whole genome shotgun sequence genomic window:
- the PATZ1 gene encoding POZ-, AT hook-, and zinc finger-containing protein 1 isoform X5, which produces MERVNDASCGPSGCYTYQVSRHSTEMLHNLNQQRKNGGRFCDVLLRVGDESFPAHRAVLAACSEYFESVFSAQLGDGGAADGGPADVGGAAAAPGGGAGGSRELEMHTISSKVFGDILDFAYTSRIVVRLESFPELMTAAKFLLMRSVIEICQEVIKQSNVQILVPPARADIMLFRPPGTSDLGFPLDMTNGAALAANSNGIAGSMQPEEEAARAAGAAIASQASLPVLPGVDRLPMVAGPLSPQLLTSPFPNVASSAPPLTGKRGRGRPRKANLLDSMFGSPGGLREAGILPCGLCGKVFTDANRLRQHEAQHGVTSLQLGYIDLPPPRLGENGLPISEDPDGPRKRSRTRKQVACEICGKIFRDVYHLNRHKLSHSGEKPYSCPVCGLRFKRKDRMSYHVRSHDGSVGKPYICQSCGKGFSRPDHLNGHIKQVHTSERPHKCQVWVGSSSGLPPLESLPSDLPSWDFAQPALWRSSHSVPDTAFSLSLKKSFPALENLGPAHSSSALFCPAPPGYLRQGWTASEGSRAFTQWPVG; this is translated from the exons aTGGAGCGGGTGAACGACGCTTCCTGCGGCCCATCGGGCTGCTACACCTACCAGGTGAGCAGGCACAGCACCGAGATGCTGCACAACCTGAACCAGCAGCGCAAAAACGGCGGGCGCTTCTGCGACGTGCTCCTGCGGGTGGGCGACGAGAGCTTCCCCGCGCACCGCGCCGTGCTGGCCGCCTGCAGCGAGTACTTTGAGTCGGTGTTCAGCGCCCAGTTGGGCGACGGCGGAGCTGCTGACGGGGGTCCCGCTGACGTGGGGGGCGCAGCGGCGGCCCCaggcggcggggctgggggcagccGGGAGCTGGAGATGCACACCATAAGCTCCAAGGTGTTCGGGGACATCCTGGACTTCGCGTACACTTCCCGCATCGTGGTTCGCCTGGAGAGCTTCCCCGAGCTCATGACGGCTGCCAAGTTCCTACTGATGAGGTCGGTCATTGAGATCTGCCAGGAAGTCATCAAACAGTCTAATGTGCAGATCCTGGTGCCCCCTGCCCGGGCAGACATCATGCTCTTTCGTCCCCCTGGGACCTCGGACTTGGGCTTCCCTTTGGACATGACCAACGGGGCAGCCTTGGCAGCCAACAGCAATGGCATCGCAGGCAGCATGCAGCCCGAGGAGGAGGCAGCCCGGGCTGCTGGTGCAGCCATTGCGAGCCAAGCCTCCCTGCCTGTGTTACCCGGGGTGGACCGCTTGCCCATGGTGGCCGGACCCCTGTCCCCCCAACTGCTGACTTCCCCGTTCCCCAATGTGGCATCCAGTGCCCCTCCCCTGACTGGCAAGCGAGGCCGGGGCCGCCCACGGAAGGCCAACCTGCTGGACTCAATGTTCGGGTCCCCAGGGGGCCTGAGGGAGGCGGGCATCCTTCCATGTGGCCTGTGTGGGAAGGTGTTCACTGATGCCAACCGGCTCCGGCAGCATGAGGCCCAGCATGGTGTCACCAGCCTCCAGCTGGGCTATATCGACCTTCCTCCACCCAGGCTGGGTGAGAATGGGCTCCCCATCTCTGAGGACCCCGACGGCCCCCGAAAGAGGAGCCGGACCAGGAAGCAGGTGGCATGTGAGATCTGCGGCAAGATCTTCCGTGACGTGTACCATCTCAATCGGCACAAGCTTTCCCACTCGGGAGAGAAGCCCTATTCTTGCCCGGTGTGTGGGCTGCGGTTCAAGAGAAAAGATCGCATGTCCTACCATGTGCGGTCCCACGATGGGTCGGTGGGCAAGCCCTACATCTGCCAGAGCTGTGGGAAAGGCTTCTCCAG GCCTGATCACTTGAATGGACATATCAAGCAGGTGCACACTTCTGAGCGGCCTCACAAGTGTCAG GTGTGGGTTGGGAGCAGCAGCGGCCTGCCGCCCCTGGAATCTCTTCCTAGCGACCTGCCATCATGGGACTTTGCCCAGCCTGCTTTGTGGAGGTCGTCCCATTCGGTTCCTGACACcgccttttccctttctctaaaaaaatcatTCCCAGCCCTCGAAAACCTGGGCCCAGCACACTCCAGCAGCGCTCTCTTCTGCCCAGCCCCGCCGGGATATCTGAGGCAGGGCTGGACTGCCTCAGAGGGCAGCCGGGCCTTTACCCAGTGGCCTGTAGGCTAG
- the LOC106557811 gene encoding dapper homolog 3-like produces MGYLVTIAIRELESRALKRVNDEGEASEQPGATRTHNRGAEVSNSNSGPPRRPARKPPTARVARGGRGARRRESRAELEAGPVHLHANTQNAFPRTPLLLMEALSLEPWKVWSTYFAPSSQLWELPPRARGARSPGLRAGWWRPPALPRQADLGIQPARGSIPRPAGDKAPWPAGGAPAGALGDSLGCGRWGCSRPRDALRRSPGPPVPPAVWGLPGRAEPPRACPPPLPPCGRFPEPVTSRSPGHKAQRVAVWEKGWTVTSSPQLSRARSPLGSARERGAAAAAPEARPAPGQDPGPSLALRAGRRSQATSGDLAHQSGAPKGNRRPLDLRVHTTGWGARVCTPRPLTPPSRPLAATLGGEGGTAGAGLLARRFVCIGVKVQEEVQPLPSFLRSEHTEAGAAAPPLRRRLRPAPGRAHPAAATARSLQRSPSPPPARLRDQARAAAPVRAPPPPPSPFVSSAPAPPPRLALCRGRSARPQRARESRGARAHACAADPSASSPRARAPFGCAPAPPGGREGRWQARLREGRTSLLAYPPEVDLEGEAGRRRGERSARSSRGGGSYVGGGAPCGLDSPIRAGGVCARRTCETTEPRAGTCGECRSVRCARLLAA; encoded by the exons ATGGGTTATCTTGTCACTATTGCTATTAGAGAGCTAGAGAGCCGAGCATTGAAGAGAGTCAACGACGAAGGAG AGGCTTCAGAACAGCCGGGAGCCACCAGAACACACAACCGGGGAGCTGAGGTCTCGAATTCGAACTCGGGTccgccccggcgccccgcccGGAAGCCGCCCACTGCGCGCGTGGCTCGGGGCGGCCGAGGCGCGCGGCGCCGGGAATCCCGAGCGGAGTTGGAAGCCGGGCCCGTTCATTTGCATGCTAATACCCAGAATGCTTTTCCCCGCACACCGCTTCTCTTAATGGAAGCGCTCAGTTTGGAACCGTGGAAAGTTTGGAGCACATACTTTGCTCCCTCTTCGCAACTGTGGGAACTTCCTCCCCGCGCACGCGGTGCCCGCAGCCCCGGGCTCCGAGCCGGCTGGTGGCGGCCGCCAGCACTTCCCCGGCAGGCGGACCTCGGCATCCAACCCGCGCGCGGCAGCATCCCCAGGCCCGCCGGGGACAAAGCGCCCTGGCCTGCCGGCGGGGCCCCGGCTGGAGCGCTCGGCGACTCTCTGGGTTGCGGGCGCTGGGGATGCTCCCGGCCTCGGGACGCTTTACGGCGCTCCCCGGGCCCGCCAGTACCCCCGGCTGTCTGGGGGCTGCCGGGGCGCGCGGAGCCCCCCCGTGCCTGTCCACCGCCCTTGCCTCCGTGTGGTCGCTTCCCCGAGCCAGTGACTTCCCGCTCCCCGGGGCACAAAGCTCAACGTGTGGCGGTCTGGGAGAAGGGCTGGACGGTGACCTCCTCTCCGCAGCTCTCCCGGGCACGCAGCCCCCTCGGTTCGGCCCGTGAGAGgggtgcagcagcagcagctccggAGGCTCGGCCTGCCCCCGGCCAGGACCCCGGGCCCTCGCTGGCGCTGCGAGCGGGAAGGCGGTCGCAGGCGACTTCTGGGGATTTGGCGCATCAAAGTGGGGCTCCGAAGGGTAACCGACGCCCGCTCGACTTACGGGTGCACACCACAGGCTGGGGGGCCCGGGTCTGCACCCCTcggcccctcacccctccctcccgTCCGCTCGCCGCCACTCTcggcggggagggagggacagcGGGAGCTGGTTTGCTGGCTAGGCGCTTCGTTTGCATTG gGGTGAAAGTGCAAGAGGAAGTGCAGCCGCTGCCATCTTTCCTCCGCTCCGAACACACGGAGGCCGGGGCCGCAGCGCCGCCGCTCCGCCGCCGCCTTCGCCCGGCCCCGGGAAGGGCCCACCCAGCCGCCGCCACTGCCCGCTCGCTCCAGCGTTCGCCGTCGCCACCGCCCGCCAGGCTCCGGGACCAGGCCCGCGCTGCCGCCCCCGtgcgcgccccgccgccgccgccttcgcCTTTTGTTTCCTCCGctccggcgcccccgccccggctcgCGCTTTGCAGGGGACGCAGCGCGCGCCCCCAGCGGGCCCGGGAAAGCCGCGGCGCGCGCGCGCACGCCTGCGCGGCAGACCCCTCCGCCTCCTCCCCGCGCGCGCGCGCCCCTTTTGGCTGCGCGCCGGCGCCGCCTGGCGGGcgggaggggaggtggcaggcGCGATTGCGGGAGGGGCGCACCTCTTTGCTCGCGTACCCCCCGGAGGTAGACCtagaaggggaggcgggcaggcgGCGAGGGGAGAGGAGCGCTCGgtccagcaggggtgggggcagctatGTGGGAGGTGGTGCGCCCTGCGGTCTAGACAGTCCGATCCGGGCAGGGGGCGTGTGCGCTCGGCGCACCTGCGAGACTACAGAGCCCCGGGCCGGCACGTGTGGGGAGTGTAGATCCGTCCGCTGCGCCCGGCTTCTCGCTGcctag